A single Montipora foliosa isolate CH-2021 chromosome 7, ASM3666993v2, whole genome shotgun sequence DNA region contains:
- the LOC138011212 gene encoding uncharacterized protein, whose amino-acid sequence MPIFNISIELLDGKASEKIQVTGTKLRDFTTVRRLDINKLKKQYEHTKDKRFYKQIGDEYPIHVILGDSAYCRIRTEEVYKGQPGEPIAEGMTFGWVIHGGNDSNSQSFFSRDTSDYEGLYNLDVLGVRDRGDDDELDVYTEFKENIVRKHGGRYEVNIPWIPRAELAGTNEEQSWRRLQNMNIKLRQKQQLKAEYTHIIEEQLEEGIVGRILS is encoded by the coding sequence ATGCCTATCTTTAACAtctcaattgagttgctggatGGAAAAGCAAGTGAGAAGATTCAAGTAACTGGGACAAAGTTGCGAGACTTCACAACCGTACGAAGACTGGATATAAACAAGTTAAAGAAGCAGTACGAGCACACCAAAGACAAGAGGTTCTACAAACAGATTGGAGACGAGTATCCTATACATGTGATTTTAGGAGACAGTGCCTATTGTCGAATAAGAACCGAAGAAGTATACAAGGGACAGCCGGGAGAGCCAATTGCGGAAGGAATGACCTTTGGCTGGGTAATCCATGGTGGAAACGACTCAAACAGCCAGAGCTTCTTCAGCAGAGATACAAGCGACTATGAGGGGCTATACAACCTGGACGTTTTGGGAGTCAGAGACAGAGGTGACGATGACGAGCTTGATGTCTACACGGAGTTCAAAGAGAACATAGTAAGGAAGCACGGCGGAAGGTACGAGGTAAACATTCCTTGGATACCGAGAGCAGAGCTAGCTGGAACCAATGAAGAACAAAGCTGGAGACGCTTACAGAACATGAATATAAAACTAAGACAAAAGCAACAGTTAAAGGCTGAGTACACACACATAATTGAAGAACAGCTAGAAGAAGGGATAGTCGGAAGAATCCTAAGCTAA